The Fusarium oxysporum Fo47 chromosome II, complete sequence genome includes a region encoding these proteins:
- a CDS encoding Ctr copper transporter family-domain-containing protein, whose amino-acid sequence MDHGGMGGSGAACKVEMLWNWNTIDACFLASSWQIKNQGMMAATCIGVILLVILVEFFRRMGKEYDALLQRGFQRQATTHSVSLAAAGCTGAVVPTSQTLTYRASPLQQFIRAFIHAATFAGAYIIMLLAMYFNGYVIISIFIGAGLGKFFCDWLVVRIDIEDLTAPEDKAKGIEETTVCCG is encoded by the coding sequence ATGTTGTGGAATTGGAACACAATCGATGCGTGCTTCCTGGCCTCATCATGGCAAATCAAGAACCAGGGTATGATGGCTGCTACCTGTATCGGCGTTATCCTCCTCGTTATTCTTGTCGAGTTCTTCCGCCGTATGGGCAAAGAGTACgatgctcttcttcagcgTGGCTTTCAGCGTCAAGCCACTACCCACAGTGTTTCTCTCGCCGCCGCGGGTTGCACGGGAGCTGTTGTTCCCACAAGTCAAACACTTACATATCGAGCTTCACCTCTGCAGCAATTCATCCGCGCATTCATCCACGCTGCTACTTTTGCGGGAGCCTACATCATTATGCTCTTGGCCATGTACTTCAACGGCTATGTTATCATTAGTATCTTTATTGGTGCTGGCCTGGGCAAGTTCTTTTGTGACTGGCTCGTTGTAAGGATTGATATCGAAGATTTGACTGCCCCTGaggacaaggccaaggggATTGAGGAGACAACTGTTTGCTGCGGCTGA
- a CDS encoding uncharacterized protein (of unknown function-domain containing protein): protein MASNPQDGQSMPGDKTLHVWSKPIEQNEATTVNGEHGATPTNNRPTISEAVSMIKKDDFTNVANTPCARQGFITGIASGAGIGGLRFVLKGNPGSAANWAVGMFVLGSMASYEWCQYLRREERRQMKRHIEVVSENRREQARKIQEARREHDKLEAEKKAAVKPWYKVW, encoded by the exons ATGGCTTCAAATCCACAGGATGGGCAATCGATGCCCGGCGATAAGACCCTGCATGTCTGGTCGAAACCCATAGAGCAAAACGAAGCTACTACAGTCAACGGCGAACATGGAGCGACACCGACGAATAATAGGCCAACTATTTCAGAGGCCGTTTCTatgatcaagaaggatgattTTACGAATGTTGCAAATACTCCTTGTGCTCGACAAGGTTTCATCACAGGAATAGCATCCGGTGCCGGTATTGGAGGATTGAGGTTCGTCCTCAAAG GGAACCCCGGTAGCGCTGCGAACTGGGCTGTTGGAATGTTTGTGCTTGGAAGCATGGCATCATACGAATGGTGCCAGTACCTACGCCGCGAGGAACGTCGACAAATGAAACGACACATTGAGGTGGTGTCAGAGAATAGGAGAGAGCAAGCAAGAAAGATCCAAGAGGCAAGACGTGAGCACGACAAGCTGGAGGCTGAAAAGAAGGCGGCAGTAAAGCCATGGTACAAGGTCTGGTAA
- a CDS encoding uncharacterized protein (domain of unknown function-domain containing protein) → MPNTSLRRPQKGFRRGGKVAYHGNRTRTFAASSRNEATSADEKWERTRLAHSIDENMGFARYESGKKREGWLVNIQPTSIEDERIPGGRAAVDCYFIEEDGSTFKATVEFDPYFLIAVKKGRESEVEEWVKRVAGGGVVKSIRRVEKDDLNMPNHLLGYRRTFLELRFANVNDLMAARKDIMPIAEKNKKNMNAMDAYAEVATSNGDFDLFDDSRDDDRNMNTALSDASDFIVDIREYDVPYHVRVMIDLDIRAGKWYFVEAKHGVTKIYPNEERSLPAEPVVMAYDIETSKLPLKFPDAATDQIIMISYMIDGQGFLITNRQILSEDIGDFDYTPKPEYPGPFMIFNEPDEKAVIERFFLHIKEARPTVIATYNGDFFDWPFVEARASINGIDMYQEIGWKKDNEDQYKCNYSVHMDCFHWVNRDSYLPQGSRGLKAVTVAKLGYDPDELDPELMTPYATERPQTLAEYSVSDAVATYYLYMKYVHPFIFSLCTILPLSGDEVLRKGTGTLCEMLLMVQAYQREIVLPNKYITPKEAFWDGHLLDSETYVGGHVESIEAGVFRADIPVDFAVDPGAIDELLGDLDAALKFVITVEEKKNFDDVENYEEVKAQIVERLNKLKETPNRNEKPLIYHLDVASMYPNIMTTNRLQPDSMIQESDCAACDFNRPGKTCDRRLPWAWRGEYLPPKRDEYNMIKNALQNEKFPGKYPSSPMRTFQELSADEQANLVRKRLQLYSQKVYHKIHDSTTIVREAIICQRENPFYINTVRDFRDRRYDYKGKAKVWKGKTSSLQSAGAAQSEVDAAKKMIILYDSLQLAHKVILNSFYGYVMRKGSRWYSLEMAGVTCLTGAHIIQMARQLVERLGRPLELDTDGIWCMLPATFPENFSFKLKGGKKLNISYPCVMLNHHVHAKFTNHQYQTLVDKKTLKYETHSDNSIFFEVDGPYKAMVLPTSKEEDKNLKKRYAVFNDDGSLAELKGFEVKRRGELKLIKIFQQQIFKFFLEGETLAECYGAVAKVANRWLDVLHSKGTTLADEELMELISENRSMSKTLEEYGNQKSTSITTAKRLADFLGEQMVKDKGLNCKFIICARPKNAPVTERAVPVAIFSAEESVKRTYLRKWLKEEPTDTDPRALLDWDYYLERLGSVIQKLITIPAALQKVRNPVPRVPHPDWLQRRINIKDDKLKQKKLTDLFKKSPLEDITNINGPRLDDVEDFGSKLLKPKQVNAVIASSQAATTVQKRKSPEPAENPDPMSALPEVMPSASENYEAFLMYQKKKWKLQKQARIRRRQLFGDRRGGAVNNLQQTFMKQAHTTYMSNWQVLHLKATETPGIVMAYVLIDAKIHTLKVNVPRQVFLNLKSKDLPDVEVEGCEVEQVNYTLPNGHPSSHLFKLTVSEDVYFNESEKFSLLFNHPSVEGVYEKQVPLNIRAVLRLGNQCTIDAAQHAVLGKGLEQGFDLAGLKRPAKTRTYLETSPLAYIYVSHIATGERQIFGIFSTTNDQAHVVILQKNKDSGQDLPNISKMYSEMLARRHAEAAGTNWQDCFTYQEKLHIKITQVTTRRKAHLEIGDVVKKMRKDEPRPQMMVIQSSQRKLLIHDVPILGEFPVLPLKYDVADSSLPPLGWQSVIAKRLVGHYLGLGSWILHLTALARYGDVPLCNLERDDPRFLIDVAYARRLQANGVVLWWSPDARPDHAGYEKDDLLGPLDTVKMPNVNNPGTFSSVCIDIDVRNLAINTILTSSLINELEGADSVSFNPAADDSETLASENAFANAGVQVLREMVKAWWTEACRGSTMADVLVQHLVRWVENPDSFMYDRALHYYVQMMSRKAFQQLMADFRRVGSQVIFANANRLILQTTKAEVGNAYAYSEYIIKSIKSKPLFHFIDLEIKEYWDYLVWYDEFNYGGKACQEVIEAEEQNLETVMHWQMATFLPVRLQSTFQDWVIEFIQLMHQLKRPHNGDPDATPRLTQLPSKGLEDHEGQILLGKAFEKPLKKDIIGLLNKQKRELLHPELAQDYTFPVLPGSHLNPRNPILELVKSLMQVLSLDKNITLEARLLRKELLALFEVREFSKDGTFTNPSESLRLPQISCDSCTMMRDLDLCRDEDLFGEGAAWRCGFCGTEFDRVAIEERLLGIVESWIVEWTTQDLKCARCGALRLNDFMEHCTCSGEWKEIVSRQDVSKKLGVMKRVAKFYGLRMLSDVVEELYKGL, encoded by the exons ATGCCTAACACAAGTCTTCGTCGCCCTCAGAAGGGCTTCCGTCGAGGAGGCAAAGTTGCCTACCATGGTAACCGAACACGCACATTCGCGGCCTCGTCCAGGAACGAGGCCACGTCGGCAGACGAGAAATGGGAGCGGACACGGCTAGCACACAGCATTGACGAGAATATGGGCTTTGCGCGTTATGAGAgcggaaagaagagagaaggcTGGCTAGTCAACATTCAACCCACATCGATCGAGGACGAACGGATACCGGGTGGTCGAGCCGCTGTCGACTGCTATTTCATCGAAGAAGACGGCTCGACCTTCAAAGCTACTGTGGAATTTGACCCATACTTCTTGATCGCTGTCAAGAAAGGGCGAGAgtctgaggttgaggaatgGGTCAAGAGGGTTGCCGGAGGTGGTGTCGTCAAGTCGATTCGAAGAGTTGAGAAAGACGATCTCAATATGCCCAACCACTTGCTCGGCTACCGAAGGACATTTCTGGAGTTGAGGTTTGCCAATGTCAATGACCTCATGGCTGCGAGAAAAGATATCATGCCTATTGCggaaaagaacaagaagaatatGAATGCTATGGATGCCTACGCCGAGGTGGCAAC CTCGAATGGCGACTTCGACCTTTTTGATGATTCACGAGATGACGACCGAAATATGAATACTGCCCTTTCCGATGCGAGCGACTTTATCGTCGATATAAGAGAATATGATGTACCATACCATGTACGAGTAATGATAGATTTAG ATATACGAGCCGGAAAGTGGTACTTTGTTGAAGCCAAACATGGTGTCACCAAAATTTACCCAAATGAAGAGAGGTCGTTGCCGGCTGAACCTGTAGTAATGGCTTATGATATTGAAACATCAAAGCTGCCTCTCAAATTCCCCGATGCTGCCACCGATCAGATTATCATGATTTCTTACATGATCGATGGCCAAGGGTTCTTAATTACCAACCGCCAAATCCTTTCAGAAGACATTGGCGACTTCGACTACACACCCAAACCAGAATACCCGGGCCCCTTTATGATTTTCAACGAACCTGATGAAAAGGCTGTCATCGAGAGATTCTTCCTGCACATCAAGGAGGCACGACCTACCGTCATTGCGACTTACAACGGTGACTTTTTCGATTGGCCTTTTGTGGAAGCACGGGCTAGCATCAATGGAATTGATATGTATCAAGAGATTGGATGGAAGAAGGACAACGAGGATCAGTACAAGTGTAACTACAGTGTGCACATGGACTGCTTCCATTGGGTCAACCGAGATTCGTATCTGCCTCAAGGATCTCGCGGTCTGAAAGCCGTCACTGTCGCGAAGCTCGGATACGACCCAGACGAGCTGGATCCCGAATTGATGACACCATACGCGACTGAGCGACCTCAAACACTCGCTGAATACTCCGTCTCCGATGCCGTTGCAACATATTATCTGTACATGAAATATGTCCACCCTTTCATTTTCTCGCTTTGTACGATTCTACCTTTGAGTGGTGATGAAGTATTGAGAAAGGGAACTGGTACACTCTGCGAgatgctgctgatggtgCAAGCATATCAACGAGAAATTGTACTTCCGAACAAGTATATCACACCAAAGGAGGCCTTCTGGGACGGACATCTCCTCGATTCAGAGACCTACGTCGGCGGTCACGTTGAAAGTATCGAAGCAGGAGTCTTTCGAGCTGATATCCCGGTGGATTTTGCTGTCGACCCTGGAGCTATTGACGAGCTCCTCGGCGATTTAGATGCTGCCCTCAAATTCGTAATCAcagttgaggagaagaagaactttgATGATGTAGAGAACTACGAAGAAGTCAAGGCTCAGATCGTCGAGAGGTTGAACAAGCTCAAAGAAACGCCGAACCGTAACGAAAAACCCCTGATTTACCATCTTGATGTCGCATCGATGTACCCCAACATCATGACAACCAACCGATTGCAGCCTGACTCTATGATTCAAGAGTCCGACTGTGCTGCCTGCGACTTCAATCGACCAGGAAAGACATGCGATAGAAGGTTACCTTGGGCTTGGCGAGGAGAATACTTGCCCCCAAAACGAGATGAGTATAACATGATTAAAAATGCACTTCAGAACGAGAAGTTCCCTGGTAAATATCCCAGTTCTCCTATGAGAACCTTCCAGGAACTCAGTGCCGATGAGCAAGCCAATCTTGTACGAAAACGTCTTCAACTATATTCTCAGAAGGTCTACCACAAAATCCATGATTCAACAACTATTGTGCGAGAGGCAATCATTTGCCAAAGAGAAAACCCCTTTTATATCAACACTGTACGAGACTTCCGTGATCGTCGATATGACTACAAGGGCAAAGCCAAGGTTTGGAAGGGAAAGACGTCATCCTTGCAgtctgctggtgctgctcAGAGCGAGGTTGACGCTGCCAAGAAGATGATTATTCTCTACGACTCGCTGCAATTGGCGCACAAGGTTATTTTAAACTCATTCTACGGATATGTGATGAGAAAGGGATCTCGTTGGTACTCACTCGAAATGGCTGGCGTCACTTGTTTGACGGGTGCTCACATTATTCAAATGGCTCGACAACTGGTAGAACGGCTGGGACGACCTCTGGAATTGGATACCGACGGTATCTGGTGCATGCTTCCCGCAACTTTCCCCGAGAACTTCTCCTTCAAACTCAAGGGCGGCAAGAAACTCAACATCTCATATCCCTGTGTTATGCTTAACCACCACGTCCATGCAAAATTCACCAACCATCAATACCAGACACTCGTTGATAAGAAGACCCTCAAGTACGAAACACATAGCGACAACTCCATTTTTTTCGAAGTCGATGGTCCATACAAAGCCATGGTTCTGCCCAcatcgaaagaagaagacaaaaaCTTGAAGAAGCGTTATGCTGTCTTCAACGATGACGGCAGTCTTGCTGAGTTGAAAGGTTTTGAGGTGAAACGTCGTGGTgagctcaagctcatcaagatcttccagCAACAGATTTTCAAGTTTTTCCTCGAAGGTGAAACGCTGGCCGAATGTTATGGGGCCGTTGCCAAGGTTGCCAACCGTTGGCTGGATGTTCTGCACAGCAAGGGCACAACATTGGCAGACGAGGAGTTGATGGAACTCATTTCTGAGAATCGAAGCATGTCCAAAACACTGGAGGAGTACGGAAACCAGAAGTCAACCAGTATCACAACTGCCAAGCGTTTGGCAGATTTCTTAGGGGAGCAGATGGTAAAGGACAAAGGACTGAACTGTAAGTTCATCATCTGCGCTCGACCCAAAAATGCACCCGTTACAGAACGAGCTGTTCCGGTGGCTATCTTCTCTGCAGAGGAATCTGTCAAGCGTACATATCTGAGGAAGTGGTTGAAGGAGGAGCCCACTGACACTGATCCTCGTGCACTGCTTGACTGGGATTATTACCTGGAGCGATTGGGCTCTGTTATCCAGAAGCTGATCACCATTCCTGCGGCTCTCCAAAAGGTCCGCAACCCTGTACCTCGAGTGCCACATCCTGACTGGCTTCAAAGGAGaatcaacatcaaggacgacaagctgaagcagaagaagctcacTGATCTTTTCAAAAAGAGTCCACTGGAAGACATCACCAACATTAATGGTCCTCGACTGGATGATGTAGAAGATTTTGGTAGCAAGCTTTTGAAGCCCAAGCAAGTCAACGCAGTCATTGCATCCTCTCAGGCTGCAACGACGGTTCAGAAGCGCAAGTCTCCTGAGCCGGCAGAGAACCCCGATCCCATGTCTGCACTTCCTGAAGTTATGCCAAGTGCTTCGGAGAACTATGAAGCATTCTTGATgtaccagaagaagaagtggaagTTGCAGAAGCAAGCCAGAATCCGTCGACGGCAATTGTTTGGTGACCGAAGAGGCGGTGCAGTCAACAATCTTCAGCAAACATTCATGAAGCAGGCGCACACTACTTACATGAGTAACTGGCAGGTCTTGCACCTCAAAGCGACTGAGACTCCTGGTATTGTCATGGCATATGTCCTAATCGATGCCAAGATTCATACGCTTAAGGTCAATGTTCCTCGACAAGtcttcctcaacctcaagagTAAGGATCTTCCCGATGTTGAAGTGGAAGGCTGTGAAGTCGAACAGGTCAATTACACTCTTCCCAATGGTCATCCATCAAGCCATCTCTTCAAGTTGACTGTATCGGAAGATGTTTACTTCAACGAGAGCGAAAAGTTCTCCCTACTCTTCAATCATCCTAGTGTTGAGGGTGTGTATGAGAAGCAAGTACCCCTGAACATCCGAGCTGTCTTACGTCTTGGAAATCAGTGTACCATTGACGCAGCACAACATGCTGTGCTGGGAAAGGGTCTTGAGCAAGGCTTTGATCTGGCTGGTCTGAAGCGACCAGCCAAGACACGAACGTATCTCGAGACGTCACCACTGGCTTACATTTACGTTTCTCACATTGCAACTGGAGAACGACAGATTTTTGGTATCTTCTCTACCACCAATGACCAAGCTCACGTCGTTATTCtgcagaagaacaaggactCCGGTCAAGATCTTCCCAATATCTCCAAAATGTATTCGGAGATGCTCGCTAGACGGCATGCGGAAGCAGCTGGTACCAACTGGCAGGATTGTTTTACCTACCAGGAGAAACTCCACATCAAGATCACCCAAGTGACGACCCGACGCAAGGCTCACTTGGAGATAGgtgatgttgtcaagaagatgcGCAAGGACGAGCCACGACCACAGATGATGGTCATCCAGTCGTCTCAGCGTAAGCTGCTCATTCATGATGTCCCTATCTTGGGAGAATTCCCAGTCCTCCCCTTGAAATACGATGTGGCGGATAGCTCTCTACCTCCTCTGGGGTGGCAATCTGTCATCGCCAAGCGACTTGTTGGCCATtatcttggccttggatCCTGGATTCTACACCTTACCGCTTTGGCTCGTTACGGTGATGTGCCTCTGTGTAATTTGGAACGAGACGATCCCCGATTCTTGATCGATGTTGCCTATGCCCGACGCCTTCAAGCCAATGGAGTCGTGCTTTGGTGGTCTCCCGATGCTCGCCCTGACCATGCTGGGTATGAAAAGGACGATCTTCTTGGCCCTCTCGACACAGTCAAAATGCCAAATGTCAACAATCCAGGAACCTTCTCGTCTGTGTGTATCGACATAGATGTCAGAAATCTAGCTATCAACACTATCCTGACCTCATCTCTTATCAACGAGCTTGAGGGTGCCGACTCCGTCTCGTTCAATCCCGCTGCTGACGACTCAGAGACACTTGCATCCGAGAACGCCTTTGCCAACGCTGGCGTTCAGGTGCTGCGTGAGATGGTGAAGGCGTGGTGGACCGAAGCTTGTCGTGGAAGTACCATGGCCGATGTTCTCGTGCAACACCTTGTTCGCTGGGTTGAGAACCCCGACTCTTTCATGTACGATCGAGCCCTGCACTACTATGTGCAGATGATGTCTCGTAAGGCCTTCCAGCAGCTCATGGCTGACTTTCGTCGAGTGGGATCTCAGGTCATTTTTGCCAACGCCAACCGTCTTATTCTCCAAACCACAAAGGCCGAGGTCGGCAACGCATATGCGTATAGCGAGTATATCATTAAGTCGATCAAGAGCAAGCCACTCTTTCACTTTATCGACTTGGAGATTAAGGAGTATTGGGACTATCTTGTATGGTACGATGAGTTCAACTATGGAGGCAAGGCCTGTCAGGAGGTTATTGAAGCCGAAGAACAGAACCTCGAAACTGTCATGCACTGGCAGATGGCAACGTTCTTGCCTGTTCGACTACAGTCCACATTTCAGGACTGGGTGATTGAGTTCATCCAGCTCATGCATCAACTCAAGCGGCCTCATAACGGCGACCCAGATGCTACACCACGTCTGACACAGCTACCAAGCAAGGGCCTGGAGGATCATGAAGGTCAGATTCTATTAGGCAAGGCATTCGAGAAACCGCTGAAGAAGGACATCATTGGCCTCCTCAACAAGCAGAAGCGTGAGCTACTTCATCCAGAGCTTGCACAGGACTACACATTCCCCGTCCTTCCCGGCTCACACCTCAACCCTCGAAATCCTATCCTCGAGCTTGTCAAGTCACTCATGCAAGTTCTATCGCTTGACAAAAACATCACACTTGAAGCTCGATTGCTTCGAAAAGAGCTTCTAGCCTTGTTCGAGGTGCGCGAGTTCTCGAAAGACGGTACCTTCACAAACCCATCAGAAAGCcttcgtcttcctcagaTATCTTGTGACAGCTGCACTATGATGCGAGATCTAGACCTATGCAGAGACGAAGATCTCTTTGGCGAAGGTGCTGCTTGGCGCTGCGGCTTCTGTGGCACCGAGTTCGACCGTGTCGCCATAGAAGAGCGATTATTGGGCATAGTAGAGAGCTGGATTGTGGAATGGACAACGCAGGATCTCAAATGTGCCCGGTGCGGTGCACTGAGACTGAACGACTTCATGGAACACTGTACCTGCAGTGGAGAGTGGAAGGAAATTGTGTCACGGCAAGACGTGAGCAAGAAACTCGGAGTTATGAAGAGGGTGGCCAAATTCTACGGGCTAAGAATGCTCAGTGATGTGGTCGAGGAACTTTACAAAGGTTTATGA